The window TATGACATATCACGTTGCAGATGCATTGAACATTGTGCGCGACCGCTTTATGAAAAGATCGCTGCCGCAGGAGGAGATCAACGAGATCAGAGATTGGCTTGATGCGCGCAGCCGCGCAGAAATGCAGAATGACAAGATGTTCGGCATGTACAGGGGAAAGAATCTGATAATCATACAGGTCGAGTCGCTTCAGCAGTTTGTCATCGGGTTGAAGATAAACGGAGAAGAGGTCACTCCGAATATAAACCGTTTCGTAAGAGAGTCCGTTTATTTCAGCAGGGCCTACAATCAAACGGGTACAGGCAATAGCTCTGATGCCGAGTTTCTTGTGAACGCGGCACTCTATCCGTCGGCGGCGGGAGTAGTGTACACACGTTTTGCCGGAAACAGATACGAGGCCCTGCCAAAGCTGCTTGCGGAAAACGGTTACAGCACTCTTGCGCTGCATGGAGACAGGCCGGGTTTCTGGAACAGGCAGCATATGTATCCTTCTCTTGGTTTCCAGAAATTTATCAGCAAGAAAGATTTCATCGTTGACGAAAAGATAGGATTGGGGCTCAGTGACAGGAGTTTCTTCAGACAGGCTGTAAACATTCTGGATAAAGAGCCTGAGCCTTTTTATGCTTTTTTAGTGACACTTACAAGCCATTATCCTTATGATTTTGAGCCTATATTTACGCAGACGAAGTTCAATACCGGCAAATTCAAGGGAATGCTGATCGGCAACTATCTGACGTCGATACACTATTTTGATACACAATTCGGAACATTTATTGAGGAGCTGAGGAAGAAGGGGCTTCTCAACACGTCTCTTGTAATTGTCTACGGAGACCACCCTGCGATACCTATATGGGACAGGACAAACATAGAAAAACTTCTGGGACGGGACCTAAGCAGTGATTGGGCTTGGCGCGAAGTTCAGAAGATCCCGCTTATCATAAGAATGCCGGGGACAGACGGGGGGCGGGCGTTTCGCGATGATAAAACCCCTGTCGGGCTCATCGACGTTTCAGAGACTGTGTCCGGGCTGCTTG of the Synergistaceae bacterium genome contains:
- a CDS encoding LTA synthase family protein; its protein translation is MHTIKNNKYNKYNGHDHRELIFFAIIMLSVLMKFYFVEFYVRPVITRNMLAVASSVGITMLLFVPVNLMWNRLRPYLAFMADFLLSALAVTDLLYMRYYSDLFSFGNIGLTAQVGEISDSVFALFHPSDIIYFIDIPILFFYIFITRKSSDKPFFKRLNVRRAGISVILILIGALTLYRCFDSYEKKMPGALRSMWDRPAICGNVGAMTYHVADALNIVRDRFMKRSLPQEEINEIRDWLDARSRAEMQNDKMFGMYRGKNLIIIQVESLQQFVIGLKINGEEVTPNINRFVRESVYFSRAYNQTGTGNSSDAEFLVNAALYPSAAGVVYTRFAGNRYEALPKLLAENGYSTLALHGDRPGFWNRQHMYPSLGFQKFISKKDFIVDEKIGLGLSDRSFFRQAVNILDKEPEPFYAFLVTLTSHYPYDFEPIFTQTKFNTGKFKGMLIGNYLTSIHYFDTQFGTFIEELRKKGLLNTSLVIVYGDHPAIPIWDRTNIEKLLGRDLSSDWAWREVQKIPLIIRMPGTDGGRAFRDDKTPVGLIDVSETVSGLLGFRFVPGLGYDLFVPRAKEPVIFRNSSYITGNAFVEPSKGTATDIRSGKQLKYEDFKDMTDEVVRRLGFSDKILGYDLIPKLLNTEAER